One segment of Corynebacterium atrinae DNA contains the following:
- a CDS encoding GatB/YqeY domain-containing protein produces the protein MSELKDQIRADLKTSMKAKDKARTSAIRMLLAALQAEETAGIKHELTDEEILKVVAREIKKRRESAEIYTTNGREELAEIELAEVAVLEGYQPAQLDDEAVTKLVDDAVNQVAVEQGISSDEVSMKQMGQVMKVATASAAGQADGKRLSAAVRARLGS, from the coding sequence ATGAGTGAGCTAAAAGATCAGATCCGCGCAGACCTGAAAACATCGATGAAAGCCAAGGATAAGGCCCGTACGAGTGCGATCCGCATGCTGTTGGCGGCCCTCCAGGCGGAGGAGACGGCGGGAATTAAACATGAGTTGACGGATGAGGAGATCCTCAAGGTCGTCGCCCGCGAGATCAAGAAGCGTCGGGAGTCCGCCGAGATTTACACCACCAATGGCCGTGAAGAGCTGGCTGAGATCGAGCTGGCCGAGGTCGCGGTGTTGGAAGGCTACCAACCGGCGCAGCTGGATGATGAAGCCGTGACAAAGCTTGTCGACGACGCGGTGAATCAGGTTGCCGTAGAGCAGGGCATTTCCTCGGATGAGGTTTCCATGAAACAGATGGGTCAGGTCATGAAGGTTGCTACGGCATCTGCCGCCGGTCAGGCTGACGGCAAAAGGCTGTCCGCCGCTGTGCGCGCCCGCCTTGGCAGCTGA
- a CDS encoding ABC transporter substrate-binding protein produces the protein MKTPSRALLASSLCALLTLSACSSTAEESDTTAADAISVENCGATVTFDSVPERVTLINNPSVPTLAELGVLDRVTAKAGLYPEEYYAPEVVAQLDQIDTLTDQVDATGHLQISRETVVATSPDLVIGRSDTVNRQTLEGSNIRLLDEPAFCGSLEGELTYDDAYDQVRLYGKVFGKSEEAEDYIKELAQRVEKITAGIPAGEERTVAVLYPAVGSAITYAYGMSSMSHPLVTAAGLKNVFADESERVFEVTTEELINRNPDIIITLYSTGEPGPVVDAVAQLPGANSLTAVQNQMIYPMLLGFAEPPSPLAVDGLEKVAAFLEQTR, from the coding sequence ATGAAGACCCCCTCGCGCGCGCTGCTCGCCTCCTCGCTGTGCGCACTACTTACCCTCAGCGCGTGCAGCAGCACCGCAGAGGAGTCCGACACGACTGCCGCAGACGCTATCTCCGTAGAGAATTGCGGCGCTACAGTCACCTTCGATTCTGTTCCAGAGCGCGTCACCCTGATCAACAACCCCTCGGTGCCCACCCTGGCGGAACTGGGAGTACTCGACCGAGTGACCGCCAAGGCTGGTCTTTACCCTGAGGAGTATTACGCCCCCGAAGTGGTGGCTCAGCTGGACCAGATCGATACCCTCACCGATCAGGTTGATGCCACCGGCCACCTGCAGATTTCCCGCGAAACTGTCGTGGCTACCTCACCAGACCTGGTGATCGGCAGGTCAGACACCGTGAACCGACAAACGCTGGAGGGCAGCAACATCCGATTGTTGGACGAGCCGGCCTTCTGCGGCTCACTGGAAGGAGAGTTAACTTACGACGACGCCTACGACCAGGTTCGACTTTACGGAAAGGTTTTCGGCAAGTCGGAAGAAGCGGAGGACTACATCAAAGAACTTGCACAACGAGTAGAAAAGATCACCGCCGGCATTCCAGCCGGAGAGGAACGAACGGTGGCGGTGCTCTATCCTGCCGTCGGCTCCGCAATCACCTACGCCTACGGCATGAGCTCCATGTCCCACCCTCTAGTCACTGCCGCAGGACTGAAGAATGTCTTCGCCGACGAATCGGAGCGCGTCTTCGAGGTCACCACGGAAGAACTAATCAACCGCAACCCCGACATCATCATCACCCTCTATAGCACCGGTGAACCCGGGCCCGTCGTCGATGCTGTGGCACAGCTTCCCGGCGCAAACTCTCTGACTGCGGTACAAAACCAAATGATCTACCCGATGCTGTTGGGCTTCGCTGAGCCACCCAGCCCACTGGCGGTCGACGGGTTGGAAAAAGTCGCCGCATTCTTAGAGCAAACCCGATGA
- a CDS encoding metallophosphoesterase — protein MNRLLSIAIAGLAAGLGVAAWGNSELKKFELKQITVPLLEPGTLRGADEFRILHLSDLHMIPGQDEKIAWVSALDSLQPDLVVNTGDNLSDEHAVPDVLRALGPLLDRPGMFVFGTNDYWAPSLPNPFSYLFGSRREPTYIDLPWRDMRAAFIERGWRDATHERLEFQVGPVRLAAAGVDDPHHDLDDYSLIAGAPNADADLSLALLHAPEPRVLSSFEEDGYQLSLSGHTHGGQLCLPGSRAIVTNCGIDRERAQGLHRFGNLLMHVTNGLGTSKFVPFRLFCRPSATLLRITERPA, from the coding sequence GTGAATCGACTTCTCAGTATCGCCATTGCTGGACTCGCCGCAGGGCTAGGCGTCGCCGCCTGGGGCAACTCCGAATTGAAGAAGTTCGAACTCAAGCAGATCACCGTGCCGCTGCTCGAGCCGGGCACCCTGCGCGGGGCCGACGAGTTCCGCATCCTGCACCTATCCGACCTGCACATGATCCCCGGCCAGGACGAAAAGATCGCCTGGGTCTCCGCACTCGACAGCCTGCAACCCGATTTGGTGGTCAACACCGGAGACAACCTTTCCGACGAGCACGCCGTCCCCGACGTGCTGCGCGCACTCGGCCCCCTGCTCGACCGGCCCGGCATGTTCGTGTTCGGTACCAACGACTACTGGGCGCCAAGCCTGCCAAACCCCTTCAGCTACCTTTTCGGTTCTCGCCGCGAACCCACCTACATCGACCTGCCCTGGCGCGACATGCGCGCCGCCTTCATCGAACGTGGATGGCGCGACGCGACCCACGAGCGACTGGAGTTCCAGGTTGGGCCCGTTCGCCTTGCCGCCGCAGGAGTCGACGACCCGCACCACGACCTGGACGATTACTCGCTCATCGCAGGCGCACCCAACGCGGATGCCGATCTATCCCTAGCATTACTACACGCACCCGAGCCACGCGTTCTCTCGTCTTTTGAAGAAGACGGCTACCAGCTCTCCCTCTCTGGTCACACCCACGGCGGCCAGCTCTGCCTACCGGGCAGCCGCGCCATCGTGACCAACTGCGGCATCGACCGCGAAAGAGCCCAAGGCCTTCACCGCTTCGGCAACCTCCTCATGCACGTCACCAACGGCCTGGGGACTTCGAAATTCGTGCCCTTCCGCCTATTCTGCCGACCCTCCGCTACCTTGTTGCGGATCACCGAACGGCCAGCCTGA
- a CDS encoding DUF4040 family protein: MTLILVITLAASAVLLAPVAVRVLDRKAGWPLAALFIAGAVALGRELPRIIDGEVLYFSHSWVPDVVAPGMDVTLSLRGDALGVFFALLALVIGAVVFIYSAAYLPKRQGNTSFYTIMTAFTLSILILVLADDVILLFLAWELVSLASFMLIARSGSGGEAGSVRTLILTFVGGLTLLVAMAIAATQTGTTHLHGILTSDYWAENPGVTAAVAVLVAVSAFTKSAQLPFHFWLPEAMAAATPVSAFLHAAAVVKAGIYLLLRFSTIFHDVAVWNWLLIVAGMTTAVMSAAFAVQKTDLKQLTAYSTVSHLGWIVATIGVGTPFALAAAVVHTLAHALFKSSLFMLIGVIDHEAGSRDIRRLGKLWDKMPFTFGSVVIGAASMAAVPPLLGFVSKEGMLTAFQDAPAAGLLLAAAALGAVLTFTYSAKIVFGAFIDGPRDMSHVHEAPVSLWLPAALPGLMSLPLVFVLPLFNAPLDAIVGATGAEVESHLALWHGVNTPLLISVGVLAVGVLGVMARKRIWPAVEGRSLFPRSGNEYLASIVKAAAAAGRVLGAMANTHNPSRHLLPLVLSVIVLGGATTWASISNGGGLDGVALMPRAEGLDNPWDLIPLAIIALSVVGLMITRNRISAAVLLGTAGVGMSLQMMFLGAPDVALTQLTVEALTVIVIMMVLRYQPESFPPVRSGRRQIGSMVIALLAGVTAFLGVYTLMGRRDRSELAMWYLEEAPKITGGQNVVATILVEFRALDTLGELSVLGMAAVVIAAVVHSMPRHPFKGGTRPAPFGQSQLNSIPMRTVIVLVIPILAVLSLLVFMRGHQDPGGGFVAALIMGAAIGLAYLSKGRDSIVFRESTPMWLTGLGIIIALLAGFIGLLKGSFLYAIHGYVFGIHQSTSLIFDLGIYLAVLGMLTMAINALGGYLRPGTETEDLEWARNGDGPLPKTEEINDGEDTTEAYPQPINPAQAPRSVLVPNDGKENDR, encoded by the coding sequence GTGACATTGATCCTTGTCATTACGCTCGCGGCTTCAGCGGTCTTGCTGGCCCCAGTCGCGGTGCGCGTTTTAGACAGAAAGGCGGGGTGGCCGCTTGCCGCCCTGTTCATCGCTGGCGCCGTGGCCTTGGGCCGCGAGCTGCCGCGCATCATTGACGGGGAGGTGCTGTATTTCTCCCATTCCTGGGTGCCCGATGTGGTGGCTCCGGGGATGGACGTCACCCTTTCTTTACGCGGTGATGCCCTTGGCGTATTTTTCGCCCTCTTGGCTTTGGTCATCGGCGCGGTGGTCTTTATTTATTCAGCCGCGTATCTGCCTAAGAGGCAGGGAAACACGAGTTTCTACACCATCATGACGGCGTTTACGCTGTCGATTCTCATCTTGGTACTGGCCGATGATGTCATCTTGCTGTTCTTGGCGTGGGAGCTCGTTTCCTTGGCGTCATTCATGCTCATCGCTCGTTCGGGTTCAGGCGGCGAGGCGGGTTCGGTCCGCACGTTGATCCTCACCTTCGTTGGTGGTCTGACGTTGCTGGTCGCCATGGCTATCGCGGCCACCCAGACGGGGACGACGCACCTGCATGGCATCCTCACCAGTGATTATTGGGCGGAGAATCCCGGCGTGACTGCGGCGGTGGCCGTGCTGGTTGCCGTGTCCGCCTTCACCAAGTCGGCGCAGCTGCCCTTCCACTTCTGGCTGCCGGAGGCGATGGCGGCGGCTACTCCGGTGTCGGCGTTTCTACATGCGGCGGCCGTGGTCAAGGCCGGCATTTACCTCCTGCTGCGCTTTTCTACGATCTTCCACGACGTCGCGGTATGGAATTGGTTGCTCATCGTCGCCGGTATGACCACGGCGGTGATGTCGGCGGCTTTCGCGGTGCAGAAGACGGATTTGAAGCAGCTCACGGCGTATTCGACGGTGTCGCACCTCGGCTGGATCGTGGCGACGATTGGTGTTGGCACCCCCTTCGCGCTGGCCGCAGCAGTCGTGCACACCCTGGCGCACGCTTTGTTTAAATCGAGTTTGTTCATGCTCATCGGCGTCATCGATCACGAGGCAGGCTCGCGCGATATCCGTCGACTGGGCAAGCTGTGGGACAAGATGCCGTTCACGTTCGGCTCGGTAGTCATTGGCGCGGCGTCGATGGCTGCGGTGCCTCCCCTGCTGGGGTTCGTGTCTAAGGAAGGAATGCTCACTGCCTTCCAGGACGCTCCCGCCGCGGGCCTCCTCCTCGCTGCGGCCGCCCTCGGCGCGGTGCTCACCTTTACGTATTCGGCGAAGATCGTCTTCGGCGCCTTCATCGACGGTCCGCGCGACATGTCGCACGTCCACGAGGCCCCCGTCTCCCTGTGGCTTCCGGCGGCCCTGCCAGGCCTGATGTCCTTGCCGTTGGTCTTCGTGTTGCCGCTTTTCAACGCCCCCCTCGACGCCATCGTCGGCGCCACCGGCGCCGAGGTCGAGTCCCACCTCGCCCTGTGGCACGGGGTCAATACCCCGCTGCTCATCTCGGTGGGAGTTCTCGCCGTCGGTGTCCTCGGCGTTATGGCCCGCAAGCGCATTTGGCCAGCGGTGGAGGGGCGTTCGCTGTTCCCGCGTTCGGGTAATGAGTACCTCGCCAGCATCGTTAAGGCCGCGGCAGCGGCCGGTCGAGTGCTCGGTGCGATGGCGAATACGCACAACCCTTCCCGCCACCTCCTGCCGTTGGTGCTGTCCGTGATTGTGTTGGGTGGGGCGACCACGTGGGCGTCGATAAGCAATGGTGGTGGCCTCGACGGTGTCGCACTGATGCCGCGCGCCGAGGGTCTGGACAACCCGTGGGATCTCATTCCGCTGGCGATCATCGCCCTGTCCGTGGTGGGCCTGATGATCACGCGCAATCGCATTTCGGCGGCTGTCCTGCTCGGTACCGCCGGTGTGGGCATGAGCCTGCAGATGATGTTCCTCGGCGCACCCGATGTGGCCCTGACGCAGCTGACGGTTGAGGCCCTCACTGTCATCGTCATCATGATGGTGCTGCGCTACCAGCCGGAGAGTTTCCCGCCGGTGCGCTCGGGCCGCAGGCAAATCGGCTCGATGGTCATTGCGCTGCTGGCCGGAGTGACCGCCTTCCTCGGCGTGTACACGCTCATGGGTCGACGCGACCGCTCTGAGCTCGCCATGTGGTACCTCGAGGAGGCCCCGAAGATCACCGGCGGCCAAAACGTCGTCGCCACCATCCTCGTGGAGTTCCGTGCATTGGATACCCTCGGCGAGCTTTCTGTGCTTGGTATGGCGGCCGTGGTCATCGCGGCGGTGGTGCATTCGATGCCGCGGCACCCATTCAAGGGTGGCACCCGGCCCGCTCCCTTTGGCCAATCGCAGCTCAACTCGATCCCCATGCGCACAGTCATCGTGCTGGTCATCCCGATCCTCGCGGTGCTGTCGCTGCTGGTGTTCATGCGCGGGCACCAAGATCCGGGCGGCGGCTTCGTCGCCGCGCTCATCATGGGCGCCGCCATCGGCCTGGCCTACCTGTCGAAGGGGCGCGATTCCATTGTCTTCCGCGAGTCGACGCCCATGTGGCTGACCGGCCTCGGCATCATTATTGCCCTGCTCGCCGGCTTCATCGGCCTGCTCAAGGGCTCTTTCCTCTACGCCATCCACGGCTATGTCTTCGGGATCCACCAGTCGACGTCGCTTATCTTCGACCTGGGCATTTACCTCGCGGTGCTGGGCATGCTCACCATGGCCATCAACGCGCTCGGCGGCTACCTGCGGCCCGGTACGGAGACCGAAGACCTCGAATGGGCCCGCAACGGGGATGGTCCACTGCCCAAAACCGAAGAGATCAACGACGGCGAGGACACCACCGAGGCCTACCCGCAGCCCATCAACCCGGCGCAGGCACCTCGCTCCGTGCTCGTACCCAACGATGGAAAGGAGAACGACCGATGA
- a CDS encoding ABC transporter ATP-binding protein, which produces MIRGRNLTYAYDDHLVVDKVSVTVPEGGTLGLVGPNGSGKTTLLRTLYGSLQPTAGDVMVDGQPISDIPRRARAKTMAVVVQEHASDLPMVVADLVMLGRLPHQGLMSRASARDERIVADALREVGVLHLAERNFAELSGGERQRVLIARALAQEASHVLLDEPTNHLDIRYQHDVLDLLSNLPTSCAVVLHDLNLAARYCDQVAILDHGRVVAQGTPHDVFIPEILEPVYGIRVRRLDEDGELTLVFRKHPALIT; this is translated from the coding sequence ATGATCCGCGGCCGCAACCTCACCTACGCTTACGACGACCACCTGGTCGTCGATAAGGTCAGCGTCACCGTCCCGGAGGGCGGGACGCTCGGACTAGTTGGTCCCAACGGCAGCGGCAAGACGACACTGCTGCGGACCCTCTACGGTTCCCTCCAGCCCACTGCGGGTGATGTGATGGTTGACGGCCAACCAATTTCCGACATCCCGCGGAGGGCCCGCGCGAAGACGATGGCGGTGGTGGTGCAGGAGCACGCCTCCGATCTCCCGATGGTGGTCGCGGACCTGGTCATGCTTGGTCGGCTACCTCACCAGGGCCTCATGTCGCGCGCTTCCGCCCGCGACGAGCGGATCGTCGCCGACGCCCTCCGCGAGGTCGGCGTCCTGCATTTGGCCGAGCGGAACTTCGCTGAACTCTCCGGTGGGGAGCGCCAACGAGTCCTCATTGCCCGCGCACTGGCGCAGGAAGCCTCCCACGTTTTGCTTGACGAGCCCACCAACCACCTCGACATCAGGTACCAGCACGACGTGTTGGACTTGCTATCGAACCTGCCGACGAGCTGCGCGGTGGTGCTCCACGATCTCAACCTCGCGGCGCGCTACTGCGATCAGGTGGCAATCCTCGATCACGGGCGCGTCGTCGCCCAGGGCACTCCCCACGACGTCTTCATCCCGGAGATCCTGGAACCGGTCTACGGTATCCGCGTTCGCCGACTCGACGAAGACGGCGAACTCACTCTGGTATTCCGCAAGCACCCCGCTTTAATTACCTAA
- a CDS encoding FecCD family ABC transporter permease, giving the protein MSSTATSAITPDHLRDALGFSARRGRTFLWCAALVVILAATLLGGIVAGPVDITVADTLRIVSHHVFGTQLIADGGSTQEAIVWQIRVPRAVLGASVGAGLALAGVVLQALVRNVLADPYVLGINSGASVGTAAAILFGVGTGLGEYALQGSAFIGAMGASLLVFFIARSAGRLTSIRLLMAGVAVGYALSAATSFLIFAADSAEGARSVMFWLLGSLGLANWNGPLAVIVIVVTAVAAILMIGARHLDALAAGDETALTLGINPDRLRFALLVLSCLLVGAIVAMAGSIGFVGLVVPHLARRLVGGSHRAVLPVAALLGAILLVCADILARILLAPQEIPIGIITAMVGAPFLLILVRRMHATT; this is encoded by the coding sequence GTGAGTTCAACGGCCACGTCGGCTATCACCCCCGACCATCTTCGGGACGCATTGGGCTTTTCAGCCCGGCGCGGCCGAACGTTCCTATGGTGCGCGGCTTTAGTCGTCATTTTAGCTGCCACCCTGCTCGGAGGAATTGTGGCCGGACCGGTGGACATCACCGTCGCAGACACCCTGCGCATCGTGTCCCACCATGTTTTCGGTACCCAGCTCATCGCCGACGGCGGTTCCACTCAAGAGGCAATTGTTTGGCAGATCCGGGTTCCTCGCGCAGTCCTGGGAGCATCAGTTGGTGCCGGACTAGCCCTCGCCGGTGTTGTTCTCCAGGCACTTGTGCGCAATGTTCTCGCCGATCCCTACGTGCTGGGCATCAACTCTGGAGCCAGCGTTGGCACCGCCGCCGCCATCCTTTTCGGCGTGGGCACGGGACTAGGCGAGTACGCACTGCAAGGCAGTGCCTTCATCGGTGCGATGGGAGCCTCGTTACTGGTGTTCTTCATCGCCAGAAGCGCGGGCCGGTTGACTTCTATCCGGCTGCTCATGGCCGGCGTCGCCGTCGGCTACGCATTGTCCGCCGCCACCAGCTTCCTCATTTTCGCCGCTGATTCGGCAGAAGGCGCACGGTCGGTCATGTTCTGGTTGCTTGGTTCCTTGGGGTTGGCCAACTGGAACGGCCCTTTGGCGGTCATCGTCATCGTCGTCACCGCCGTGGCCGCGATTCTCATGATCGGAGCTCGGCATCTGGATGCCCTCGCGGCCGGGGACGAAACCGCTTTAACGCTGGGTATCAACCCCGATCGCTTGAGATTCGCCCTTCTCGTCCTTTCGTGCCTGCTCGTCGGCGCCATCGTCGCCATGGCCGGATCCATCGGTTTCGTCGGACTAGTCGTCCCCCACCTCGCTCGACGCTTGGTTGGCGGCTCCCACCGGGCGGTCCTTCCTGTAGCTGCTCTCCTCGGCGCCATCCTCCTCGTCTGTGCTGACATTCTGGCTCGCATTCTTCTCGCCCCCCAAGAGATTCCCATCGGCATCATCACCGCCATGGTGGGTGCCCCGTTTCTGCTCATCCTCGTTCGCCGCATGCACGCCACCACGTGA
- a CDS encoding ArsR/SmtB family transcription factor: MGQRQDSTVNLAGEWAPIFKVLADPTRLKLLLSMHYHGPGAASVSDLAEDTGVRTPTASAALVHMADAGVIEPRKEGRVVYYVLTNPRIHDLLHHLGGVHAHDQ; this comes from the coding sequence ATGGGCCAGCGACAAGACTCGACCGTCAACCTAGCTGGCGAGTGGGCCCCCATTTTCAAAGTTCTCGCCGACCCTACCCGTCTCAAGCTGCTGCTATCCATGCACTATCACGGACCAGGGGCGGCCAGCGTGAGCGATCTCGCTGAGGACACTGGCGTCCGCACCCCCACTGCTTCGGCCGCCCTGGTTCACATGGCAGATGCGGGCGTGATCGAACCCCGGAAGGAGGGGCGGGTGGTGTATTACGTGCTCACCAACCCGCGCATTCATGATCTCCTCCACCACCTGGGCGGAGTGCACGCGCACGATCAGTGA
- a CDS encoding transglycosylase domain-containing protein: MSVSKSLAKMLAATAAAGVAAALALAPVAGISGIAIARTNETMQSNLADLTDGVTPGVTTITDATGTPMAWLYQQRRYPVQPDQISQHMKDAIVSVEDHRFYEHDGVDIQGTARALVTNVLAGGVEQGASTLNQQYVKNYLLLVHAEDADAQAAAVEQSIPRKLREMRMASDLDRRLSKDEILTSYLNLVPFGNHAYGIEAAAQTYFGISAAELNIPQSALLAGMVQSSEGLNPYTNPEGATARRNTVLQTLVSNGHLSQEEADAYAAEPLGVLESPATLPNGCIAAGDRGFFCDYALTYLDSKGLSRDQLLAGGYTITTTLDPGVQDATHSAVSNNVNPLSTGVAEVMNVVEPGENSRNILAMASSRNYGLNLDAGETVLPQPTSLVGNGAGSVFKIFTAAAAIDQGMGINTVLDVPTRYEARGLGSGGAANCPANTYCVENSGVYKPRMSLQDALAYSPNTTFIKLIEQVGVPAVVDMSVKMGLRSYDVAGSYDGNQSIAQFFKESNLGSYTLGPTAVNPLELSNVGATIASSGRWCEPNPIAKVTDKDGQEIYLDRPDCEDAVDPGVADALAAAMSADSKIGTGSQAANANGWGATIAAKTGTTESHQSSAFLGFNTGFSAAPYIYNDGTTISPLCTGPVRQCSYGNLFGGNEAANTWFQTANRVPAALNSGLPAYDAKFDSGTTYATLADAVGLDEQSARSMLQQRGYQVSTRTVAGNGTPRGRVVQAIPESGMLRDGGTVILEVSDGAAPPRPTNDDDPAAVLEGIPGITEGDIEQLRDQLRNAFGI; this comes from the coding sequence GTGTCTGTTTCAAAATCCCTGGCAAAGATGCTTGCCGCCACCGCCGCTGCCGGCGTGGCCGCCGCTCTCGCGCTCGCCCCCGTCGCGGGCATTTCGGGCATCGCCATCGCCCGAACGAACGAGACCATGCAATCCAATCTGGCCGACCTCACCGATGGGGTGACACCCGGCGTCACCACTATCACCGACGCCACCGGCACCCCCATGGCGTGGCTGTACCAACAGCGCCGCTACCCGGTTCAACCAGACCAGATTTCGCAGCACATGAAGGACGCCATTGTTTCCGTGGAAGACCACCGCTTCTACGAGCACGACGGAGTGGATATTCAGGGCACCGCCCGAGCTCTGGTGACCAACGTGCTGGCCGGAGGAGTCGAACAGGGCGCCTCTACCCTGAACCAGCAGTACGTGAAGAACTACCTGCTGCTCGTCCACGCCGAGGACGCTGATGCCCAGGCCGCGGCTGTCGAGCAGTCGATCCCCCGCAAGCTCCGAGAAATGCGGATGGCCTCGGACTTGGATCGTCGCCTGAGCAAGGATGAGATCCTCACCAGTTACCTCAACTTGGTGCCCTTTGGTAACCACGCCTATGGCATTGAGGCGGCCGCACAGACCTACTTTGGCATCTCCGCGGCGGAGCTCAATATCCCTCAGTCAGCGTTGCTGGCTGGGATGGTGCAGTCCTCGGAGGGGCTAAATCCCTACACGAATCCCGAGGGTGCGACAGCTCGCCGAAATACTGTGTTGCAGACTTTGGTCTCCAACGGCCACCTCTCCCAAGAGGAGGCGGATGCCTACGCCGCCGAGCCCCTGGGAGTGCTCGAATCCCCCGCCACGCTGCCCAACGGGTGCATTGCGGCGGGCGATCGCGGGTTCTTCTGCGATTACGCGCTGACGTACCTCGATTCCAAGGGGCTCAGCCGTGATCAGCTGCTCGCCGGTGGCTACACCATCACGACCACGCTCGATCCGGGAGTCCAGGACGCCACGCACTCCGCGGTGTCTAACAACGTCAACCCCTTGAGCACGGGCGTGGCCGAGGTGATGAATGTCGTCGAGCCCGGCGAGAACTCTCGCAACATTCTCGCCATGGCGTCCTCGCGCAACTACGGTCTCAACCTCGACGCCGGGGAGACTGTGCTGCCGCAGCCGACCTCGCTCGTGGGTAATGGCGCCGGCTCGGTATTCAAGATCTTCACCGCCGCGGCCGCGATTGACCAGGGCATGGGGATCAACACTGTGCTGGACGTACCGACCCGCTACGAGGCCCGTGGCCTCGGCAGCGGCGGTGCCGCGAACTGCCCTGCCAACACTTACTGTGTGGAAAACTCGGGGGTGTACAAGCCGCGCATGAGCTTGCAGGATGCGTTGGCCTATTCCCCGAACACCACCTTCATCAAACTCATCGAGCAGGTCGGGGTGCCCGCGGTGGTGGACATGTCCGTGAAGATGGGCCTGCGCAGCTACGATGTCGCCGGCAGCTATGACGGCAACCAATCGATCGCGCAGTTTTTCAAGGAATCCAACCTCGGTTCCTACACCCTCGGCCCGACGGCCGTGAACCCCCTGGAGCTATCCAACGTGGGTGCCACGATTGCGTCCTCCGGTCGCTGGTGTGAGCCCAACCCGATCGCCAAGGTCACTGACAAGGACGGCCAGGAGATCTACCTCGATCGCCCAGATTGCGAGGACGCCGTAGACCCGGGGGTCGCCGATGCTCTCGCCGCCGCCATGTCCGCAGACTCAAAGATCGGCACCGGCTCCCAGGCCGCCAATGCCAACGGGTGGGGTGCGACGATCGCTGCGAAGACCGGCACGACTGAATCGCACCAGTCCTCGGCGTTCCTCGGCTTCAACACCGGCTTTTCCGCCGCCCCGTACATCTACAACGATGGCACCACGATCTCCCCACTGTGCACCGGGCCCGTCCGTCAGTGCAGTTACGGCAACCTTTTTGGCGGCAACGAGGCCGCCAACACCTGGTTCCAAACTGCTAACCGGGTTCCCGCGGCACTGAATTCTGGGCTGCCCGCCTACGATGCAAAATTCGACAGCGGCACCACATACGCCACGCTTGCCGACGCCGTCGGACTCGACGAGCAAAGCGCCCGCAGCATGCTGCAACAGCGCGGCTACCAGGTCTCCACTCGCACCGTCGCTGGCAACGGTACCCCGCGTGGGCGGGTCGTCCAGGCCATCCCGGAGTCCGGGATGCTTCGCGACGGCGGCACCGTCATCCTCGAAGTCTCCGATGGCGCCGCACCGCCACGCCCCACCAACGACGACGATCCCGCCGCCGTGTTAGAGGGCATCCCGGGCATTACCGAAGGAGACATCGAGCAGCTCCGCGATCAGCTTCGCAACGCCTTCGGGATCTAG
- a CDS encoding VTT domain-containing protein, with product MHALLDPITLLGSSGPFGQYILPAMLVIVFIESGLLFPFLPGDSLLFTGGLLAMQPDHFAPLWVLLLLVPIAAITGDQAGYFLGHRFAPAIERRPDGRIFKREYLDRTHEFFAKHGPVTVILCRFVPIVRTYAPLVAGMARMRYRTFISYNIIGGILWGAGVVALGALLGNVVFVRDHLEAIFLGIIAFSLLPAAIAAFKSRMGRAAA from the coding sequence ATGCACGCACTCCTCGACCCGATTACGCTCCTCGGGTCCTCCGGCCCATTCGGGCAGTACATCCTCCCAGCCATGCTCGTGATCGTCTTCATCGAGTCAGGGCTGCTGTTTCCCTTCCTGCCCGGAGACTCGCTCCTATTCACCGGCGGCCTCCTCGCTATGCAGCCGGACCATTTCGCACCTCTGTGGGTGCTGCTCCTGCTCGTCCCAATTGCCGCGATCACCGGCGACCAGGCTGGCTACTTCCTCGGCCACCGCTTCGCACCGGCCATTGAGCGGCGGCCTGACGGGCGCATTTTCAAGCGAGAGTATTTGGACCGCACCCATGAGTTCTTTGCCAAACACGGCCCCGTAACCGTTATCTTGTGTCGATTCGTCCCCATCGTCCGGACTTATGCCCCGCTGGTAGCCGGAATGGCTCGCATGCGTTATCGCACATTCATTAGTTACAACATCATCGGTGGCATCCTTTGGGGCGCCGGAGTCGTCGCTTTAGGCGCGTTGCTGGGCAACGTCGTCTTTGTGCGCGATCACCTCGAAGCCATCTTCCTCGGGATCATCGCGTTTTCTTTGCTACCCGCGGCCATCGCCGCGTTCAAGTCGCGGATGGGGCGCGCCGCCGCTTAA